A region from the Pungitius pungitius chromosome 16, fPunPun2.1, whole genome shotgun sequence genome encodes:
- the pwwp2a gene encoding PWWP domain-containing protein 2A: MAAVAAEPGAVAISITIGTESADDERSSEPGPIALGLPGALLETDGSREYDPAVELLIPRVEDGGEVEERRHVRPELQSAAGKDNVVNDELTGNFPVDRFSPGLPRDAEGGGVYRSILGDPQSSAVFLHSFPANPPVTEAGLSLAEPAEPTTNVTAGRDRGYRALVQPELRPGPVEAAMSDGDRLSVLEGLDPETESGKNSGGGEELPVRSLRDSSPSYRSAKRRLTTDTIKQEKPTAEDYSRPEPGPELDPHPPGPEPSVAAEPDLNPGSEVRVSLDHVIDDALVVSFRLGPKVFSGVLMDVSKRFGPYGIPITVFPRRDDQSRPQMFVQSPAIADPSISPDVTSSPLASPPLPPWTSKPPPLFQDGAAYPPPLFIRDTYNQALPQPLPRKIKRPKRRYRCEEPTSIMNAIKLRPRQVLCDKCKGVVASGGHRESRRGAGDLRGEDTSRRRRPAEGPLSTEVKRLRSDDKGGRPADRRPSPGLHVSSSSRRVLRGGASSSPSSSRQVLKGVASSSPSSSRMCLNPKKVLAKGPAIHCSEARQVLKKLPPRRPKDQNQNQTQDQDDTKAVTRAAALQNHNQKVHFTRRLQHLSGSSVGSSALEALPPRMRLKPQRYRTDDSQESTSSPPHKQSPRSSPPKPSSSPELEPPQALPPPSPTTCFPTPPSTSCTSSLENQQQGEEGGNDGQVAAPPHCSLDSSHSECSSTETFELAPPGDPHCSSSHPPTPKAGGAEEVEEEEEEDYEDGSELKRRRKSSTSSSSSSSSSSVFSKLVSKCSLPDGRSVCVGDIVWAKIYGFPWWPARVLCITVSRRGDTGLSVRQEARVSWFGSPTTSFLPLTQLSPFLESFQSRFDRKRKGPYRRAIAEAASAAKQLTPEVRALLTQFET; this comes from the exons ATGGCGGCCGTGGCTGCAGAGCCAGGAGCTGTAGCGATTTCAATAACAATAGGAACCGAGTCGGCGGACGACGAGAGATCCTCAGAACCGGGTCCGATCGCCCTGGGACTCCCCGGAGCCCTGCTAGAGACCGATGGGTCGCGGGAGTACGACCCGGCCGTGGAGCTGCTCATACCCCGGGTGGAGGATGGTGGCGAGGTGGAGGAGCGCCGCCATGTCAGGCCGGAGCTGCAGTCCGCGGCGGGAAAAGATAACGTCGTTAACGATGAATTGACCGGTAACTTCCCGGTTGACCGGTTCAGTCCCGGATTACCGCGAGATGCAGAGGGCGGCGGGGTTTACCGTAGCATCCTAGGGGACCCGCAGTCCTCTGCCGTCTTTCTGCACTCGTTTCCTGCCAACCCACCGGTCACCGAGGCCGGATTGTCTCTGGCAGAACCGGCGGAACCGACCACCAATGTGACCGCGGGTCGGGACCGAGGCTACAGGGCTTTAGTCCAACCGGAGTTGAGGCCAGGCCCCGTGGAGGCCGCCATGTCGGACGGTGACAGGCTGTCGGTCCTGGAAGGCTTGGACCCGGAGACGGAGTCCGGTAAGAACTCAGGGGGGGGCGAAGAGCTACCGGTCCGCAGCCTTCGGGACTCCTCCCCTTCGTACCGGTCCGCGAAGAGGCGGCTGACAACGGacaccataaagcaggagaaaCCCACCGCAGAAGATTATTCTCGACCGGAACCAGGACCGGAACTCGATCCGCATCCTCCAGGACCTGAGCCCAGTGTCGCTGCTGAACCAGATTTGAATCCTGGATCTGAGGTCCGGGTCTCCCTGGATCACGTCATTGATGACGCGCTGGTGGTGTCGTTCCGTTTGGGTCCGAAGGTTTTCTCTGGAGTTCTGATGGATGTTTCAAAAAG gttCGGACCTTATGGTATTCCCATCACAGTCTTCCCCAGACGGGACGACCAGAGCCGACCTCAAATGTTCGTGCAGTCACCGGCCATTGCTGACCCGTCCATCAGTCCAGATGTGACTAGTAGCCCACTGGCGTCGCCCCCACTACCGCCGTGGACCTCCAAACCACCGCCGCTGTTTCAGGACGGAGCGGCGTACCCGCCCCCTCTGTTCATCAGGGATACCTACAACCAGGCCTTACCTCAGCCGCTGCCACGCAAGATCAAACGGCCAAAGCGCCGCTACCGCTGCGAGGAGCCAACCTCCATCATGAATGCCATCAAGCTCCGCCCCCGCCAAGTACTCTGTGACAAGTGCAAAGGTGTGGTGGCATCGGGGGGGCACAGGGAGTCACGGCGGGGCGCCGGGGATCTGAGGGGCGAGGATACATCACGGCGACGCCGACCAGCCGAGGGTCCATTATCCACCGAGGTCAAACGGCTGAGAAGTGATGACAAAGGGGGACGTCCTGCAGACCGGCGGCCGTCACCAGGGCTGCATGTGTCATCATCTTCTCGCCGCGTCCTGAGAGGTGGGGCTTCATCGTCGCCCTCATCCTCTCGCCAAGTCCTGAAGGGCGTGGCTTCATCTTCACCATCATCTAGCCGCATGTGTCTGAACCCTAAGAAGGTTTTGGCTAAAGGTCCGGCGATCCACTGCTCTGAAGCAAGGCAGGTTCTCAAGAAACTGCCGCCTCGCCGACCCAAAGACCAGAATCAGAACCagacccaggaccaggacgACACCAAGGCCGTGACCCGAGCAGCTGCCCTGCAGAACCACAACCAGAAGGTCCACTTCACTCGGCGCCTGCAGCATCTCAGCGGCTCCTCCGTGGGCTCCAGCGCGCTCGAGGCTCTTCCGCCGAGGATGCGTCTCAAACCACAAAGGTATCGTACCGACGACAGCCAGGAGTccacctcctcgcccccccacaAACAGAGCCCTCGCTCATCGCCTCCCAAACCCAGTTCATCCCCTGAACTAGAACCACCCCAAGCtctgccccctccctcacccacaACATGTTTTCCgactcccccctccacctcctgcacctCCAGTTTAGAGAACCAGCagcagggtgaggaggggggaaacGATGGGCAGGTAGCAGCTCCTCCCCACTGCTCTTTAGACTCCTCCCACTCAGAGTGCAGCTCCACAGAGACCTTTGAGCTCGCCCCTCCAGGAGATCCTCACTGCTCTTCCTCTCACCCCCCTACTCCCAAGGCAGGCGGagctgaggaggtggaggaggaggaggaggaggattatgAGGATGGAAGTGAATTAAAGAGGCGTCGCAagtcttccacctcctcctcctcctcgtcctcctcgtcctcggtCTTCTCTAAGTTGGTGTCCAAGTGCTCGCTCCCTGATGGCCGCTCTGTGTGCGTCGGCGACATTGTGTGGGCGAAGATCTACGGCTTTCCGTGGTGGCCGGCCCGCGTGCTCTGCATCACGGTGTCTCGGCGAGGAGACACAGGTTTGTCGGTGAGGCAGGAGGCAAGGGTCTCTTGGTTTggctcccccaccacctccttccTGCCTCTCACCCAGCTCTCTCCCTTCCTTGAGAGCTTCCAGTCTCGCTttgacaggaagaggaagggtcCTTATCGACGCGCCATCGCCGAGGCCGCCAGCGCTGCCAAGCAACTCACTCCTGAAGTCCGGGCGCTTCTCACTCAGTTTGAGACGTAG